AGCACTGGCCACGCGGGCAAGAAAAATTCTGGACAGACTCAACTGCTACAATGTCGCTATTCGTGTTGGAGACGGTTCTTATGGCTGGAGGGAGGAAGCACCTTTTGATGCGATCATCACAACGGCCGCCGCTCCGCAGATTCCTCCGTTTCTGGCAGATCAGCTTGTCCCGGGAGG
This Deltaproteobacteria bacterium HGW-Deltaproteobacteria-6 DNA region includes the following protein-coding sequences:
- a CDS encoding protein-L-isoaspartate O-methyltransferase; translation: ALATRARKILDRLNCYNVAIRVGDGSYGWREEAPFDAIITTAAAPQIPPFLADQLVPGGRLVVPVGSRDVQTLYKLTRSVDNPAEMKKEDLGGVRFVSLIGESGWKS